The genomic stretch tcgagcATAGTGTTACGTACATAAGGAAAGAAATGAAATGTGGagaaatttagttggttagtcTACaacttattgaataaaaaattataattaatggGCACCTAGGACTTCCACACACTTTACAACATTTCGTTCCTTAGTTTAACCGGTTTTGCAAATAACGAGCATTCAAGAtatcccaaaaaaattaatccattGTATCTAATTCAGGGGATCTTGGTGGCAATGTAAATAGATCTCCCCGACTAATCCACCTATTTGgaataatgttattaagatgatttttacatcatttaggaTATCTCTCTCATTTAGGACATCTCTGCgaatgtttagaggaatatcacataacatgaGTTGGAAATCATCTTGGGTAACTGTAAGTATCGCTAACCACtcaggttattatcaaaaaaatatagaaccACTAAATTATTACCCACTATTCCTGCCCacaaattaatacaaaatcgatgttgattctttgtttgaatcGAACCGTTAGGATTTTCATTTGCCACGAGCCatccctggccttcagataatagtctagaattatatattttataaaatacactgcatggacatacgtaataatctattaaaaattcatattattcgaatgtataatttagtcTGGTGTGTTTCGGTGtggtggattgagtagcccgCTGGACACaactgccggtcccaagcccgggtaAAGGAGGAGGGTCAAGTCGATAGGCCAGCCCCCTATCACTTggaaaaaacttcttttggcTAAAAATCCGAAAACTAGGCCTCGGAATATGGATGATCAAAATGGAAAACGACAATGGCAACGAAAACTGACTATGATTTGTGGAACATGGAATATACAGGGAATTAGAACGAAGGTAGATgacattttacaagaaattaaaaaacataaactgGACTTTATTGCTCTctctgaaacaaagaaaaaaggacAAGGTACACAAACACTCGGGGAATATATCCACATATACAGCGGCGTTAACAAAGAAGAACATGCAAAAAGGGGTATATCGCTCCTTATACATGAGAAGTATAAGAAGAACGTCTCCAGCTGGGAAGCAATAAGCGATAGAACAATAAAAGTTAATGTCAATTTAAAAGGCtgcaaaataacaataattgctaCTTATGGACCTAATGAAGACGCACGggtagatgaaaaagaaaagtattatgaaacgcTAAATGAGCTAATATCTCAGACAGGTAACGATCGAGAAATCATAATACTGGGAGACCTAAATGCTAGAACTGGCAAAGAAACGAAGCATGAGATAATAGGGCCCTACGGTGAAAATACCAGGAATGATAATGGCTCCAGGTTGATAGATGTCTGTCAACATAACTTACTAAGAATAATGAATGGGTATTTTAAACATAAGGAAATACACACATATACATGGACGCAAATAACTAGAAATCTAAGATCAATAATCGACTAtcttataatgaaacaaaaaacgaagataaaagTGCACAATGTCAGAGTATATCGATCCGCAGAATGTGGAAGTGACCATCATCTGATAAAAGCTAAGTTAATAATGCCAATAATCAAagacaacaaacaaaagaatcaactgCAAAACAGTAAAGACTTAACAGATATAGATATACCAAACTATAATATAGAAAGCCTTATGAACGAgagcacaaaattattataccaaCAAAGACTGGACCAAAACCTCCCACAGGAGTACGAACAAGAACCAACAGACAATCTTACCAAAGTAGTAATTGACAGCATACACAAAGCAGCCAAAGAAGCCTtaggatataaagaaatgaaaaagagaacaCGAAATTATTGGTGGACTGAACAActgcaaaatttaaaagaacaaaaacaacgatTGTATCATACCTGGCTAAGCACTAAAAAAGCAGAACATAAGGAACAATATAGTGAagctgtatcaaaatttaaaaccgctGCGATAGAGGCCAAAAACCTCAGCTGGGAAAATAAATGCAAGGAATTGGATACCTATTTAGGAGGACGCCAATCCAGGGAATCGTGGAGATTTATAGATAATGTTAGATCtggcagaaaagaaaatatcccaaTAGGCACCATATCACCAAATAAATGGCAAGACTATTACCGCTCATTACTCAGAGAACAGAGATCTGAATATAGTAACATGCCGGCTGAAGACATACGGATTACAGgtgaaccaataaaaatcaacgtagaaaaaacaaagaaagctaTAACACTACTTAAAAATGGGCGCGCTCCTGGTCCAGAGGGAATACCTgcagaattaataaaagcaggaacaaataggctgtttaatatcctaacagaaattatcaatagacatctaaatggagaaccaataccgcaaacgtggaaagaaggatggatcacgtccatatacaagaaaggaaataaggaagactgcaataattataggggcattacagtgactagtacgctcagtaggttatacggaaaaataataaaggagaacaaaacggcttcagagcaggtcgatcgacgatagatagtattttctgtctatcacaaataatcgaaaagagaaccgtaagatcacaagaagtgcacctactattggtagacttgaagaaagcgtatgacacagtacctgtctcaaaattatgggaggttctggaaagaacgagcataaataccactctaataaaggctataaaagaactatacagagacacaacagcaaaaataaaaataggtaacaaggtgacagacggcttcaaaacaaccaaaggcttgcgacaagggtgttgtttatccccaactctgttcaacatatacatagatgaagccctaagagtttggaaaaaaaaatgtaaaggaatgggactaactattggggagagcaccttgtatacactgcactatgccgatgaccaggtagtggtagcacaggaaaaagaagatctggagtacatgtctagaaaacttatagaagaataccaaaagtggggtctacaggttaacacggagaagacacaatacatatgtataggatcagaagattcatctgggaatttagatctagagggaaaaataattaaaaactgtaaggaatgcatatacctaggtgtaaaactaacaacaacaggacgaaacgaggaaacaattagggacagaataaccaaaggaagaaaagtaataagagccctgaactcagtgctgtggcaaaagaatattagaccagaaacaaaaaagagaatatacaacgccattttacaaccaataattacatatagctccgaggtttggcaacttacagaaaagcaaaaaaataacttaaatgcagtggaaatggatttctggaggagagcagcaagaatatctagaacggaacatataagaaacgaggaaataagaagacaattgaaagtagaaagaactttagtagaagatatagaaaagaaacagttgatttggtacggacacgttaagagaatgggaagagaacgactaccaagaataatattagaatggacccccaaagaaaaaagaaagaggggaagaccacctagaacatggctacaaggaatcactagagcaatgtccgaaaggaacctagcagtcgacgactggcaagatagacaggcctggagattaggaacccaaaggcgtataacgctataaaaggggatatatatatatatatatatatatatatatatatatatatatatatatatatatatatatatatataatttagaaaatatacttaaatataagttgtGATTTCGCCACTCAGAAATGACGGGCCTTTTGAGAAATTTTTCCATGTCACACCATTATTTTCACGTCGCACCCTGTATAGTTATACGGAAATATTTTCAGTTACAAACATGTCACACcattacaattttattatatcaaacaatagaaaaaaaccaCAATATTGTGTTTGTGTTTCGGGGCCAGTTGTATACTGTTAATATATTCCGAACGCGCGTAGGGCGCGCAAAACGTTCATCGTATTGAGTTAGCAAGAGCGAGCAACTGATGGCGTAAGAACAATATTTCATACCACCCCTTGTCGACTACTAACAAATACAAATTTCCCTACTtccatttcatatattttctcaGTGAGGttcattttaaacaaaacttttatttaccTTCTGTCTTCATTTCTAGAGCGTATACTTTTTGACACATGTTTTCACCTATTCTAGCTATTTGTTTTCAGACGTCTTACATGCTCAATAATACCaagagaaattatattttagataaaCATATTATGAGTGTCTTATTGCGAAGAAATATTTGATGCTAATAAATGTCATGATACCACCAGACAcctattaaattaattaaatttcattcattatttatgagaaatttgCTTTGGAGTTTGTAAAGAGTAGTCCGCTAACGTAGATTTACTCTAACGGTGTTCTAGATCacattttgttcaaaatatgaGTCTGTTATTAATGAATTAGTTGAACATTGATTTTGTTAAATgataaataagttattttgatGGTTTATTTCATAGGATTTTTGTccaatatcaaatatttattcttttccaATTGTTACATGCAAAACTCTCTCTGCTTGTGTCTTCCGTTAAGAGAGTCGTAACCTCTTTGGAATATCTCTATTcccttcaattttcatttacttcttATATTTTCCGTTCTTCCGCCGGGTGTATCGATACGTGAAAAGGTTGGTCTGTGACTTTTATCTGATCAGAACATTTCATAGGTGATTGGCCTCTACTTCTTTTTTTCTGTACTCTTCCCATCACTATAAGGCTGCCTATATTGTCATTCCGTTTTTTAGCTACGTGTCCAAAAGATTGCAATATAATCTGTTGGTTACATTCAACTCTTCCAGTTTCGTTTGCTTAGTCTTTACAGTCTATGGGAATTTAAAGCAATCTCTTGTAAGACCATATTCTGATCGCATTATTTAACTTATCATTGTCCCCAAATATATGAAGTTGTTAACCCTTTCGAGATCGTCAAGTAGATGGATCTTGTTCAATCTAGACCAAAACTTTTCACTCTTTTGCTCTTTTCTGTTTTCTGTTGGAGCAATTATGGTGGTGTCACCGGCATAGCGTAAGTAGATTGTTTGATCTCCCAGAATTATACCCTCCAATTCATCTAGAGAATTTCTCATTAAAGCTTCGCCTTTTATAACCTATGGGAGTTGAAATCCTTGTTAGACTAACATTCCGTGGAAATTCATGTTTCCTATTCATTTAGAGACCCCAAAAATTGTATAGAGCCGTTTTCTATCTgtttaaaagttgaaaatattaacatagtatataaatataatttttgtgtgCATGAGTTCATTTTTATgcaaatttattctttttctttctaCTTATTCTTTTTTCAGTCATTTCCATTCATTCACATTTTTCCTCTACTCTACATCTGAAGGAACAATTGTCAAACCAAACCACCAGCAACTACACCACTTTCTTCAGGTGAGTTTAATTTCTTATCTCAGGAACATTTAAGTCTGTATTCCCTTCAGCTAGGAATACAATTACACATCAAATGAAACAtttcatgtttttatatatgttcaactcatatattttcttatttggGAAAACTAGTAGTccatgaaacaaaaaatgggaTTGAATTTTCCAGTAAACTAAAACATATCTTCAAGTGAACCGAATAAAGAGGCAACTGTTGCCAAAGTTATTTCTGTGATCTTTACTTTTACGGTGTACAAGAAGTCTGAACAGATATAGGTTACatgtaaaaaacaaattttcgataataattataaaaactattatatatCACAGACAGACCACTGCAGTTTGTAAAAAAGTCATAGACTTCTTAATGAATTCATATGAATTTTCATAACTTAATCACAAAGAGATTGGTATAATATTGGACTCCACTTTATGCGTTTTCTACAATAGACTTCCAAGTGATTATCACCATAACCTATAATCCGTAGGTTCTTTTTGATTGTCCAGTTGATCCTATTTATAATATAGACAATAATGATCGAGTTTGATACCGTCTGCTATTAGCACACAAGCAAACCAAATCCTACTGAAAATCAAATAACATTGCAAACTTGTCTCAAGCCATTCAATTAAATCTGAAACTAGGAGATCTATTTATCATAACTAATATAAATCGCACGAAATTTGATCTGTCATACGATGGTCTTATTGGTATTGAAGAGGAAAATTGCACAATAAAAATTAGAGAAGGTGATCATCACGTGACataaaaatagtattaaaaatatgaatccTGTTAATTTAGATAATAAGTTAGACAGTTCTCTCAGCAGTACTTTGAGAAAATCACGAATGTGTTAAACTCGGAGcgttaatttttgagatattttgatttggaacacattgatttatattttgtaaactaCTTTTTATcctaatatatattataattggTTTGTGTGACTAGTGTCATGAATAAGttctaatattcataatattctaatatttcatttgtttaagCACTAATCATCATGGAAAATGACCTTTACAATTGGCCACAGTGAAGGCCATTTCTCTGCGAGAGGGAGATATAACAATTTAAGTTGACCAGACTATCCAATTACATAAGAAGCTAACATAATATATTTGCTGACACTTTTACACTAACCTCATTGAAAATGCTGACTAAATTAATGCTTATGGttattattttcgttattaGTATGGAGTAACTACATTATTTTGAGAAACTCTTTTGGAAGTAATATAGAGGTACTTTAATCTAGAAGAGACGGTTATGCAAGGGCTTTGTGTTACGGCCAGTTATAGtagtatttacattgttgtcaaatctttccttttttccggaaaaataatgagcTCTGTTATTACAAATAAACCACCTTAAATTTCCCTACACCTAAATGGCACTTTTTGTATCAATGGAAAggtaaatcggcataattgttcacgtaacaatcctcgttggacgcgtgaatcccacaccaaATGTCCCGAACAACTGAATGAATGGggtggaataataaaaaaacttcattattttcagacaataacaatatcccaaacgaccATATTTGGCCCACTTCACTATACGTGTAtggtgaggcaatacctaaataatgtgtttcccagaagacGGATTGGAAGGCGtagttttatcgaatggcccccgCGATCACGCGATATGAATTCTTTAGACTATTTTCAGTGGAGTCACTTAAATACATCGTTTGTAAAACAAAACCTGTCAATATTCAGAAATTAAGggataggattaccacagagataagatGAATTGCTATAATTgcctttactgtatgttttctaaaattcgtaattccttcacttcacaaatgtggatctacttctaaaaCGACACAAacatttgaatatttgtgtTCAGTTGTTGTAagttttctgcgccatgatttggataaatattttactgcaccagtttcgttgaacttttttactaatttactgaaaCTAGACCTAACTACGAGATTTATATTAGCACATGAATtaaggaatattcaaattaaacgagtttagtCCATATCGTAGCCATCTATATGTACAATATGTAGCTATAActaattatggcatttaggtatagggaacattaaatgaaaaatatacagtgtCA from Diorhabda sublineata isolate icDioSubl1.1 chromosome 5, icDioSubl1.1, whole genome shotgun sequence encodes the following:
- the LOC130444710 gene encoding craniofacial development protein 2-like, whose amino-acid sequence is MDDQNGKRQWQRKLTMICGTWNIQGIRTKVDDILQEIKKHKLDFIALSETKKKGQGTQTLGEYIHIYSGVNKEEHAKRGISLLIHEKYKKNVSSWEAISDRTIKVNVNLKGCKITIIATYGPNEDARVDEKEKYYETLNELISQTGNDREIIILGDLNARTGKETKHEIIGPYGENTRNDNGSRLIDVCQHNLLRIMNGYFKHKEIHTYTWTQITRNLRSIIDYLIMKQKTKIKVHNVRVYRSAECGSDHHLIKAKLIMPIIKDNKQKNQLQNSKDLTDIDIPNYNIESLMNESTKLLYQQRLDQNLPQEYEQEPTDNLTKVVIDSIHKAAKEALGYKEMKKRTRNYWWTEQLQNLKEQKQRLYHTWLSTKKAEHKEQYSEAVSKFKTAAIEAKNLSWENKCKELDTYLGGRQSRESWRFIDNVRSGRKENIPIGTISPNKWQDYYRSLLREQRSEYSNMPAEDIRITDVTFECARTARDAKSKQLQKCPEKRKTSASSLSGQDIDKMCAIWDESTPDGLQHKFFHIASYELAWRGGEACNCLLSYFEEEFDNYGNPTGPIAYNPIFSKTAQGGSHRLTEKRWLVQNTTEPDKCPIRNGYMTDNKLS